In Bacteroidota bacterium, the sequence TCACGGGTAAGTTCTTCTTCCCCACGTTTGGTATCGCGAACCTGCAACTCAAACTCTTCGATGTGCACCGAGGTGTACACGTCGTCTGCCACGAGGCGCTCAGAAAGCACGATGGCATCCTCGAAATTGTACCCACGCCATGGCATAAAGGCCACAAGCACGTTTTTACCAAGCGCCAACTCACCGTTGTCCGTTGAGAACCCGTCGGTAAGTACGGTGCCTTTTTTAACCCGCATGCCAGGTTGCACAATTGGCTTCTGGTTGATGCAGGTATCCTGGTTGGTACGGCGGAATTTGGTCAACATGTATGTTTTGACCGGATCCTCAAATGCTACATCAGCATCGTTCTCGTCGAGGTCGTAGCGGACAACCACGCGGGTTGCATCGGCAAACTCAACAATGCCTGGCCCTTCAGCTACTATGTTGGCGCGTGAGTCTTTTGCTACGCGTCCTTCGAGACCCGTACCTACAATCGGAGAATCAGCACGCAACAGCGGCACGGCCTGGCGCTGCATGTTTGATCCCATGAGGGCACGGTTGGCGTCATCATGCTCGAGGAACGGAATCAGGCTGGCCGCAGGCGACACAATCTGGTTCGGCGCAACATCCATGTATTCGATGTTCTCGGGCGTGATGATCGGGAAATCACCGCGATGCCGGCACTTCACATAATCGTTTTCGAAGTTACCTTTTGCATCCACCGGCGCATTGGCCTGGGCGATGATGGACTCATCTTCCTCTTCTGCTGTCAGGAAGCGAATCTCATTGGTAACTTTGCCTTTTTTCACAACGCGGTACGGCGTTTCGATAAACCCGAACGGGTTGATCTGCGCATGCACGCACAGAGAAGAAATCAAACCAATGTTTGGACCCTCAGGCGTTTCAATCGGGCAGAGGCGGCCGTAATGCGTGTAGTGTACGTCGCGAACCTCAAAACCTGCACGTTCACGTGTCAGACCACCAGGCCCCAGGGCAGACATACGCCGCTTGTGCGTCAGCTCCGCCAGCGGGTTCGTCTGATCCATAAACTGGCTCAGCTGGTTGGTACCGAAGAAACTGTTAATCACACTCGATACCGTACGGGCGTTGACCAGGTCCTGCGGCGTGAAGTTTTCTGCGTCACGCAGGTTCATCCGCTCTTTGATCGTACGCGCCATACGCGCCAGACCAAGAGAGAACTGGGCTGCCAGCTGTTCACCGACGGTGCGTACACGCCGGTTGCTGAGGTGATCAATATCATCAACTGAGCTTTTACCGTTTTTCAGGTTGATCAGTTCGCGGATGATGGCTAGAATGTCGTTGCGTGTAAGCGTTGATGTATCTGGTGCTTCATCCAGTCGGAGCCGGCGATTCACACGGTAACGCCCTACTTCACCGAGGTCGTAGCGTTTTTCGCTGAAGAACAACCGTTCGAGTACACCACGTGCTGTCTCTAGGTCAGGAGACTCCGCACCACGAAGCTGCAAGTAGAGATGCGCAAGCGCCTCTTCTTCTGACTTCGTCGGGTCCTTCTTGATTGTATTCAGCAGCGTGCTTTTGTCGGTCGCATCCTCGCCCTGGTCTTCCTGTAAAAGGAAAATCTTGTCGATCTCAGCTTCCTTGAGTACGTCGTAGTCCTCTTCGGTAAGCGGATGATCGATAGGGAAGAGTACTTTCTTTTCCGTCTTCGTCTCGATGACTTCGCCAGTGTCTTCGTCGATTACCTCTTTAACGAGATTCACGATAACATTGGCTGCCAACTTGCGATCGATGCTGCCTTTGAAAGACTTTTTGGTTGTGATCTCAACCGTATCCGCAAGGTCGAACATTGCAACAAGATCAGCGTCTGTTGAATATCCAAGCGCACGAAGCAACGCCGTTACGGGTAGCTTCTTCTTGCGGTCGATGTAGGCCCACATCACGTTGTGTACATCCGTAGAAAACTCAATCCATGAACCACGGAAAGGAATCACACGGGCAGAATACAGCTGCGTACCGTTGGGGTGGACACTCTGGCTAAAGAATACGCCAGGGCTACGGTGGAGCTGAGACACAACAACGCGCTCAGCACCATTGATGACAAATGTACCTCTTTCTGTCATCGCCGGCAGATTGCCCAGGTATACTTCCTGCTCTACAGCTTCATTTGCTTCGTCGTCATCGTCGTCTTGCTTGCGAGAAAGACGAAGCTTGGCTTTGAGTGGAATGGAGAAAGTTAGGCCCTGCGCAATACACTCGGAAACAGAATGTTTTGGCGCATCAAGCGTATAGTGCTGGAACTCCAGCATGTAGCGCTCGCGGCTATCCTGAATTGGGAAGTGTTCTTGGAACACAGTTTGCAAACCTAAATCGTCCCGATCTTCCGGGGGATTTTCAGCTTGCACAAAATCTTCCCACGACTTAAGTTGTACATTCAAGAAGTCAGGATATTCACGAACTGTTGGAATACGGGCGAAAGAAACACGCAATTCCTCCCCGCTTTTCCGAATGTTATCGTTGGGCATAAGCTGATCTTTTTGCGTAATAGTTGACGCGGTTACAAAGAGGTACTCATATTCATGCGTCTTAAAGACTTAGCGCATAGAGGTGCAACGTATGGTCAACGCCATGCCCCCCTTCTTGTTTCGCTACTTTAAGGCACATCAAAGGTGTAGCGCTCCCAATTATTTGGCATTAGAAGCGCCGAAAGCCGACACCTCCTGAGAGGGCCGGCTTTGGCCATGTAAAGCAATGCTATGTTGGTGTAGAAAACTGCTTTACCAATGGTATGAACTTACTTGAGTTCTACGTTTCCGCCAGCTTCTTCGATCTTGCCTTTAATCTGCTCAGCTTCGTCTTTGCTGGCACCTTCTTTGATCGGGCTAGGCGCGCCATCAACGAGTTCTTTCGCTTCTTTGAGGCCAAGGCCTGTGATAGCGCGAACTTCTTTGATCACAGCGATTTTCTTTGGACCAGCGCTGGTCAGGATAACGTCAAATTCCGTTTTCTCTTCAGCGCCGCCACCGTCGCCGCCACCTGCTGCAGGACCTGCAACTGCTACTGCAGCTGCTGCCGGCTTAATGCCATACTCTTCTTCGAGTACTGTTGCCAGGTCGCTGGCTTCTTTGATCGTAAGGTTTACTAACTGTTCTGCGAGTTCTTTAACGTCTGCCATTTTTTCTCTCTGTTCCTGCAGCTGTCAACATCCGGGACAGGCCCAAATTCGGCTGCATATTAAGGTGATTGATATTGTCTGTTATTTCCTGTGCGGACAGGACAACCAAATCTAGCCTTCTTCTCTTTCCGCAATAGTCTTGATTGCACC encodes:
- the rplL gene encoding 50S ribosomal protein L7/L12 — protein: MADVKELAEQLVNLTIKEASDLATVLEEEYGIKPAAAAVAVAGPAAGGGDGGGAEEKTEFDVILTSAGPKKIAVIKEVRAITGLGLKEAKELVDGAPSPIKEGASKDEAEQIKGKIEEAGGNVELK
- the rpoB gene encoding DNA-directed RNA polymerase subunit beta, whose protein sequence is MPNDNIRKSGEELRVSFARIPTVREYPDFLNVQLKSWEDFVQAENPPEDRDDLGLQTVFQEHFPIQDSRERYMLEFQHYTLDAPKHSVSECIAQGLTFSIPLKAKLRLSRKQDDDDDEANEAVEQEVYLGNLPAMTERGTFVINGAERVVVSQLHRSPGVFFSQSVHPNGTQLYSARVIPFRGSWIEFSTDVHNVMWAYIDRKKKLPVTALLRALGYSTDADLVAMFDLADTVEITTKKSFKGSIDRKLAANVIVNLVKEVIDEDTGEVIETKTEKKVLFPIDHPLTEEDYDVLKEAEIDKIFLLQEDQGEDATDKSTLLNTIKKDPTKSEEEALAHLYLQLRGAESPDLETARGVLERLFFSEKRYDLGEVGRYRVNRRLRLDEAPDTSTLTRNDILAIIRELINLKNGKSSVDDIDHLSNRRVRTVGEQLAAQFSLGLARMARTIKERMNLRDAENFTPQDLVNARTVSSVINSFFGTNQLSQFMDQTNPLAELTHKRRMSALGPGGLTRERAGFEVRDVHYTHYGRLCPIETPEGPNIGLISSLCVHAQINPFGFIETPYRVVKKGKVTNEIRFLTAEEEDESIIAQANAPVDAKGNFENDYVKCRHRGDFPIITPENIEYMDVAPNQIVSPAASLIPFLEHDDANRALMGSNMQRQAVPLLRADSPIVGTGLEGRVAKDSRANIVAEGPGIVEFADATRVVVRYDLDENDADVAFEDPVKTYMLTKFRRTNQDTCINQKPIVQPGMRVKKGTVLTDGFSTDNGELALGKNVLVAFMPWRGYNFEDAIVLSERLVADDVYTSVHIEEFELQVRDTKRGEEELTREIPNVSEEATKDLDERGIIRIGAEVKAGDIIVGKITPKGETDPTPEEKLLRAIFGDKAGDVKDASLKAPPGMKGIVIDTKLFSRRKLDPASKKVEQQRITEIDTNLEYQINELNEKFYTKFFSMVDGKKCPGIEDRDGRVIISEGAKYTKEPFVDVPPHTMRTRHTYLDNEEANRKVQKLIRNYQTIYNRVQGDAKRRRHQVQMGDELPPGIVQLAKVYVAKKRKIQVGDKMAGRHGNKGVIAKIVPEEDMPFLADGQPVDIVLNPLGVPSRMNLGQIFETLLGWAGSKLGKKYATPIFDGAKMEDVMQELENAGLPTDGRAQLYDGRSGEAFDQRTTVGQIYMLKLSHLVQDKMHARSIGPYSLITQQPLGGKAQFGGQRLGEMEVWALYAYGAASTLQEMLTYKSDDVQGRSKAYESIVKGENMPEAGTPESFNVLVRELQGLGLEIKLD